One genomic segment of Arachis duranensis cultivar V14167 chromosome 4, aradu.V14167.gnm2.J7QH, whole genome shotgun sequence includes these proteins:
- the LOC107482990 gene encoding 5'-adenylylsulfate reductase 3, chloroplastic: MALAVTSSSSSTAASTSFFSRFASSSDPKAPQIGSFKVPERPNGSSGVVNLTQRRSLVRRVNAEPQRRDSIVPLAATIATPEVSEKQDEEDYEQLARDLENASPLEIMDKALEKFGNDIAIAFSGAEDVALIEYAHLTGRPFRVFSLDTGRLNPETYRLFDDVEKRYGIHIEYMFPDAVEVQALVRTKGLFSFYEDGHQECCRVRKVRPLRRALKGLKAWITGQRKDQSPGTRSEIPVVQVDPVFEGMDGGIGSLVKWNPVANVKGNDIWTFLRTMNVPVNALHSQGYVSIGCEPCTRPVLPGQHEREGRWWWEDAKAKECGLHKGNIKQDAAQLNGNGVAHENGTATVADIFDTQNVVSLSRSGIENLAKSEERKEPWVVVLYAPWCQFCQAMEQSYVELADKLAGSGVKVGKFRADGEQKEYAKSELQLGSFPTILLFPKHSSRPIKYPSEKRDVDSLMAFVNALR, from the exons ATGGCGCTCGCTGTtacttcctcctcttcttctaccgCCGCGTCAACCTCCTTCTTCTCCCGATTTGCTTCCTCCTCCGATCCCAAAG CTCCTCAAATTGGTTCCTTTAAGGTTCCAGAGAGACCAAATGGTTCGTCTGGAGTTGTTAATTTGACCCAAAGACGCTCCTTGGTGAGGCGCGTCAACGCCGAGCCTCAACGTAGGGATTCCATTGTTCCTCTTGCTGCGACTATAGCAACTCCTG AGGTTAGTGAGAAGCAAGACGAGGAAGACTATGAGCAATTGGCGAGAGACCTTGAAAATGCTTCTCCTCTTGAGATAATGGACAAAGCCCTTGAGAAATTTGGCAACGACATCGCTATTGCCTTCAG TGGTGCTGAAGATGTTGCTTTGATTGAGTATGCACATTTGACTGGTCGGCCCTTCAGGGTATTCAGTTTGGACACTGGGAGGTTGAATCCAGAAACTTACAGACTTTTTGATGATGTTGAGAAGCGTTATGGAATTCACATTGAATACATGTTCCCGGATGCTGTTGAGGTTCAGGCCTTAGTAAGGACTAAGGGGCTCTTCTCGTTCTATGAGGATGGCCATCAAGAGTGCTGTCGAGTGAGGAAGGTGAGACCTTTAAGGAGGGCTCTGAAAGGTCTCAAGGCGTGGATAACTGGACAGAGAAAAGACCAGTCTCCTGGTACTAGGTCTGAGATACCTGTTGTCCAGGTTGATCCGGTTTTTGAAGGAATGGATGGTGGAATTGGTAGCCTTGTAAAGTGGAACCCGGTTGCAAACGTGAAAGGCAACGACATATGGACCTTCCTTAGGACCATGAATGTGCCTGTTAATGCATTGCATTCCCAAGGATATGTTTCAATTGGTTGTGAGCCATGCACAAGGCCAGTTTTACCTGGACAACATGAAAGGGAGGGAAGATGGTGGTGGGAGGATGCCAAAGCTAAGGAGTGTGGTCTTCACAAGGGAAATATAAAACAAGATGCGGCCCAGCTTAATGGAAATGGGGTTGCCCACGAGAACGGAACTGCCACAGTTGCCGACATATTTGACACCCAAAATGTGGTTAGCTTGAGCAGGAGTGGAATTGAAAACTTGGCAAAATCAGAGGAACGAAAAGAACCCTGGGTTGTTGTTCTGTATGCACCATGGTGCCAATTCTGTCAG GCTATGGAGCAATCATATGTTGAGTTGGCAGATAAGCTAGCAGGGTCAGGAGTGAAGGTTGGAAAATTCAGAGCGGATGGTGAGCAGAAAGAATATGCGAAGAGTGAGCTTCAACTGGGAAGCTTTCCCACAATACTCTTGTTCCCAAAACACTCTTCTCGGCCAATCAAGTATCCTTCCGAAAAGAGAGACGTTGATTCTTTGATGGCATTCGTGAATGCCCTCAGGTGA